A stretch of DNA from Streptomyces xanthii:
CAGATACAGGAACAGGACGCTCACGGCGGAGAAGGCCAGCACACCGCGCAGGTACGCGGTCCAGCGCATCTCGGTGTCGGGGTTCGCGCCGATGCCCTTGTAGATCCAGCGCTCCACCCGCAGGTGCTTCGGGGAGGAGTAGACCCGGGCCATGTGGTCGCCCAGGGGACGGTAGGCCAGCGCCAGGGCCGCGACGAGCGCGAGGACCTGGAGCGCGCCGGCGAGTACGGGGCTCATATCTGTGCTCAGAACCTCTCCGGATAGACGAGGGCGAGGACGAGATAGGCGAGGAGGGCCACGGCCACGACGAGGCCGACCACGTTCTCCGCGTTCACAGCTTCGTCACCCCCTTGGCGACGAGTGCCACCAGCGCGAAGACCGCGAGCGTGGTGACGACGAAGGCCACGTCGGCCATCGTGAGCTCCCTGGATGAAGGTTCGAATCAGTACGGACACTGAGAGGAAACCTCCGGCCAGGGCCGGTGCCGCTTCCGTTGACGGCTCCCTTACGGGGGCGAGTGCGGCCTTGACGTGTCCTATACGGCCTTGACGCGTCGCATACGGGGGCGCCGGTGCGGATCGGGGTCGCGCCGCCCCTGCGCCTACGATCCGAGGAGACCGGTCGGCCAGTAGACCGGTTCAGCTAGCAGGGCGGCAGCGGCCGCAGCACGGAAGGACGCACGCGATGACAGACGGCGTGACGACGGACGGGATGGCGACGGACGGGCATGGCGACATGACGACGGACGGGAACGAGAAGGACTCCGTGCTGGACGACCCCGTCGGAGCGTCCCTGCGCGGAGCCCACGCGCACCTCGCCCGCCGCCGCGGCGAGGCGTTCACCTATCAGGGGGACGTCGCCACGTTCGCCGCGCTGCCGGCGGCGCCGGACGCGGCCGCGTGGGCCGAGCTGGCGGCGCTGCTCGGCCCCGGGGAGCTGGCCGACCTGTTCTCCTCCCCCGCGACGCCGCCGCGGGACTGGGAGCCCGTCTTCTCCCTCGACGGACTGCAGTTGACCGGGCCCGTAGGCGGCGAGCAGGGCTCCGCGGACGAGTCCGGCGTAGTCGAACTCGGCCCGGCCGACGTCCCGGACATGCTGGCGCTCGTCGAACGGACGCGGCCCGGACCGTTCCGGCCCCGCACGCACGAACTCGGCACCTACCTGGGCGTCCGTGCGGGCGGCTCCCTCGTCGCCCTGGCGGGAGAGCGGCTGCGGCCGCCCGGCTGGACGGAGATCAGCGCGGTCTGCACCGCGCCCGAGGCGCGCGGCCGGGGCCACGCCGCGCGCCTGGTCCGCGCTCTGAGCGCCCGGATCGAGGCACGGGGCGAGCGCCCGTTCCTGCACGTGGCCGCGTCGAACACGGCGGCGGTCACGCTGTACGAGCGGCTCGGTTTCGAGGTGCGGCGCCCGGTCACGTTCCGGGGCTTCCGTGTCCCTGGAGCGTGACCTTCTGAAGCGCGCCCCTTCTGGAGCACGGCCTTCCGAAGCGCGCCCTTCCTACGCGCGACCTTCAGAAGCATGCCCCCTGAGGCGTGCGGGTCAGCGCTTCGGCTGCGGCCTGACCGTGAGGATCTGCTGCGCCGTCCCGACGGGTCCTTCGACGTCGTGCAGGACCGTGCTGGTGACGCCGTGCCCCGCCGGGCCGAAGGTCACCGTCGTGTCGAGGCCGGTCCAGCGGCCGCGCGGCTGCCGGTGCAGGTGCAGCGTCAGATCGACGTTGGGGAACATCCACTCGTTCGGCGACTCGCGCACGGCGATACCGTTCGCGGTGTCGACGAGGGCGACGAAGGAGGCGAGCGGGCTGCTCGGTTCGCCGGCCACGAGGTCGAGCGGCGTGGAGATCCAGGCGGTGGTCCGGCCGGGCCGCGGCGGCGCGAGGGGGCGGACGTCGATCGAGGCGATGTAGCCGCCGGGCCAGTGATCCGCCATCGGCCAGGGGGCGAGCGCGTCGGGCGGGGTGAGCGGGTCGGGTCCGCCACCGGCGACGGCCGTGGTGTCGGTGGCGGCGAGCAGCCAGGCGCGGGCGCGGACCACGGCGCGTCCGGCGATCAGGACGACGGCTTCGAGGAGTTCGATGGTGCGGCCGGGCCGGACGGCCTCCACCCGGATCTCGCACTCGTCGAGGGCGAGCCGGCCGAGGATGTCGAAGCTGATCCGGGCGACGGCGAGCCCCACGGTCTCCGGGCGCGCGGCCAGGTGCCGGTCGATCGCGTGGACGACGAGGCCGCCGAGCGGGCTGAAGTGCTGCTCGTCGGGGTCCCAGGCGCCGCCCGCGTGCACGGTGGGCTTGTAGCGAAACGCGTCGATGGGCTCGTAGTAGCTGTGGTGACTGCCGGTGGACAACGGACACTTCCCCTTCCTGTGGCGGACGCCGTCGCTCGGCCGGATCGCGGCCGGGGCCGGTGCCCGGCGACCAACGTAACCGAGCGGCCGCTCACGTGTACTAGACCGGTCTAGCAGCGGCGGGCTAGGTTGGCGCGCAGCGTCCGTGAACCGGTCGTGGCCCGGCCCTGGCCCGTCAGTTGGGAGTGGCACCATGCAGCCCGCGCAGCCGTCGAAGCACACCGTTCCGCTCGACTCGGGGTGGAGCCTGGACCACGACGGGGGGCCGCTGCCCGCGCAGGTTCCGGGATGTGTGCACACCGATCTGCTGGCGGCGGGCCTGATCCCGGATCCGTTCATCGGCCGCGCCGAGCTCGAGATCGACTGGGTGGGGCGCCGCGCCTGGACGTACTCGCGGGACGTGGCTGCCGAGCAGACCACGGCGGACGAGCGGTACGAGCGCACGGATCTGGTCTTCGACGGGCTCGACACGGCGGCCCGGATCACGCTCGGCGGGCGGGAGTTGGGCCGGACCCGGAACATGCACCGCGCGTACCGCTTCGACGTCACGAACCTGAGCGGGCCGCTGGACGTGGAGTTCGCCTCCGCGTACGACGAGGCGGAGGCGGTGCGGCGCGTGACGGGCGACCGGCCGAACGTGTATCCCGCGCCGTCCCAGTACATCCGGAAGATGGCGTGCGGTTTCGGCTGGGACTGGGGTCCGACCGTGGTCACGGCCGGCCTGTGGCGTCCGGTCCGGCTGGAGCGCTGGTCAACGGCGCGGCTGGCGCGGGTCCGGCCCCTGGTGACGGTCGGTGGGGACGGCTCGGGCCGGGTCGAGCTGCGGATCGACGTGGAGCGCACGGAGCGGGGCGCGGACCGTGCGCTGACCGTGCGGGCCGATGTCGCGGGCGTCACCGTGACAGGTCAGGTGGAGGGTGACGGCGCGACCCTGGTGCTGGACGTGCCGGATGTCCGGTTGTGGTGGCCACGCGGCTACGGCGAACAGCCTCTGTACGAGGTCGCGTTGACGCTGCTCGACGGCGACGGCGGGACGGTGCTGGACGGCTGGGGGCGGCGGCTCGGCTTCAGGAGCGTCGAGATCGACCGGGCGCCGGACGAGCACGGCACGGGCTTCACGTTCGTGGTGAACGGTGTGCGCGTCTTCGTGCGCGGGGTGAACTGGATTCCCGACGACGTGCTGCCGTCCCGGGTCACGCCCGAGCGGTACCGGACGCGACTGCGGCAGACGGCGGAGGCGAACGCCGATCTGGTGCGGGTGTGGGGTGGTGGGATCTACGAGGACGAGGCGTTCTACGACGCCTGTGACGAGCTGGGTCTGATGGTGTGGCAGGACTTCCTGTTCGCCTGTTCCACCTATCCGGAGGAACAGCCGCTGCGCGGGGAGGTCGAGGCGGAGGCGCGGGAGAACGTGGTGCGGCTGATGCCGCATCCGAGTCTCGTGGTGTGGAACGGCAACAACGAGAACCTGTGGGGCTTCCGGGACTGGGGCTGGGAGGAGGAACTCGCCGGGGACTCGTGGGGCGAGGGCTACTACCTGGGGCTGCTGCCGCGGGTCGTCGCCGAGCTGGACCCGACACGGCCCTACATGGCGGGCAGTCCGTGGTCCGGCTCCTGGGACCACCACCCCAACCATCCGGATCACGGCACGCACCACTCGTGGGACGTGTGGAACCGGGTGGACTTCACCGAGTACCGGGCCGATGTGCCGCGGTTCGTCGCCGAGTTCGGCTGGCAGGCGCCGCCCGCGCTCGCCACACTGCGCCGGGCGCTGCCCGGTGAGGAGCTGGCCCCCGACTCCCCCGGCATGCTGCACCACCAGAAGGCGGAGGACGGCAACGGCAAGCTCCGGCGCGGTCTGGCCCGCCATTTCGCGGTGCCCGAGGGCGACTTCGACCGCTGGCACTATCTGACGCAGGTCGTGCAGGCGCGTGCCGTCGCCACCGGCATCGAGCACTGGCGCTCCCACCGGCCGCGCTGCGCGGGGACGATCGTGTGGCAGATCAACGACTGCTGGCCGGTCAGTTCCTGGTCCGCGATCGACGGCGACGGCCGCCTCAAGCCGCTCCACCACGAGCTGCGCCGCCTGTACGCGGACCGGCTGCTCACCCTTCAGCCCGGCGCGGACGGTCCGGTGCTCGTCCTCGACAACCAGTCGCCGGAGGTGTGGAGTTGCGCGGTGACGCTGCGCCTGATGCACGCCGACGGGACGGAGGCCGCGCGGGTGTCGCCGGACGTCACCGTGCCCGCGCGCGAGGTGCTGCGGCTGCCGGTCCCGGCGAGGGCTGTTCCAGGGGCGGGCTCGGCGAAGGAGTACCTGGTCGCGGACGCCGACGGGCTGCGCGCGCTCCACTTCGAGGCGCGCGACCGTGATTTCGCCTATCCGCGGCCCCGTTTCGACATCGCGGTCGAGAGCGTCGGCGGGACACGGGACACGGTCGACGTCGTCGTCAGCGCCCACACTCTCGTACGAGACCTGCTGCTCCAGCCCGACCGCCTTGCTCCGGACGCTCAGGCCGACCGGGGTCTGGTCACCCTGCTGCCCGGCGAGACGACGAGGATCCGGGTGCACGGCGCTCCGGACTGCGGGGCCAACGCGATCCGGGCCGCCCTCTTCTGCGTGGAGCCGGCGTGAACGGCGGGCCGGGCGGCGGCATGAGCGTTGGCGGTCGGAGGGTGACCATCAGGGACGTCGCGGCGGCGGCCGGGGTGTCCAAGGGAGCGGTGTCGATCGCGTTCAACCACAAGCCGGGGCTGTCCGAGCCTACGCGCGAGCGGATCTTCGGGGTGGCGCGCGAGCTGGGCTGGGCGCCGGACGCGTCGGCGCGCAGCCTGTCGCGGCGCCGCACGGACACGGTCGGTCTGGCCCTGTGCCGTCCGGCGCGGCTGCTGGGCCTGGAGCCGTTCTACATGGAGTTCGTGTCCGGTCTGCAGAGCGTGCTCGCCGAGCGTTCTTGCTCGCTGCTGCTGCGGCTCGTCGGGAGCCGGGAGGAGGAGATCGGGCTGCAGGAGGCCTGGTGGCGCGAGCGGCAGGTCGGCGGGACGGTCCTCGTCGACCTGGACCGGGACGATCCGCGGGTCGCACCGGTCGCGGCGCTCGGCGTCCCCGCCGTCGCGGTCGCCCACCCGGATCTGGCCGGTGGGCTGCCCTCGGTGTGGCGGGACGACGTGGCCGCGATGGACGAGGCGGTGCGCTATCTCGCCGCGCTCGGGCACCGTCGGATCGCCCGGGTCGGCGGGCCGGAGCGGCTGGGGCACAGCGTGCTGCGCGAACGGGCCTTCGCCGGCGCGCTGGGCTCGCTCGGCCTCGACGCGGGGCTCCAGGTCTCGACGGACTACTCGGGTGGGGAGGGCGCCCGCGCGACCCGGGCGCTCTTGCTGCGGCCCGAGCGGCCGACGGCGATCGTGTACGACAACGACATCATGGCCGTGGCCGGGCTCGGAGTGGCCGCCGAGCTGGGCCTCACGGTCCCGGACGACTTGTCGCTGCTCGCCTGGGACGACTCCCAGCTGTGCCGGCTGACCCGCCCGTCACTGTCGGCGATGAGCCATGACGTGCACGGATTCGGGGCGGATGTGGCCCGGGCGCTCTTCGAGGTGATCGAGGGGCGCGAGCTCGGCAGGGAGCCGGTGTCGCGCCCGTCGTTGACTCCGCGCGGGTCGACGGCGGCACCGCGGATTCCTTGATGTGCCTTGATTGTTGTTGATCGTCATTGATTGTCGTTGACGACCTTGATGCTGCTCTGATGCTCAGCGTCGTCCCTTGAGCCGCTCCACGGCTGTGACCCCGACGGCGGCGAGCCCGACCTGCACGGCAAGTTCGATCCAGTCGACGCCCCGGGTGTCGGCGACGCCGAAGGCGCCGGCGACGGCCGTGCCGACCAGGGCCGCGCCAATGCCGACGAGGATCGTCCACAGGACGCCGATGCGCTGACGGCCCGGGATCACCAGGCGGCCCAGGATGCCGATGACGATGCCGATCACGATCGCGGTGAAGATGCCGGAGATCTCCATGACTGATGCCTGCCCCTCGTCGAGCCGCTACGACGCCCCGTGGGGATGGACGCGGCCGGGGCCCGGCGGGTTGAGCGGGCGCCGGGTCGGGCGGGGTCGGGGGCGGTCGGATCGGTCAGGGGTCGGGCTTCTCCTGCGGCGCGGGTGCCTGGTGAAGGTGGCGTGCCTGGTCGTCGTAGCCGCTCAGTACGGCTCTGAGCTGCTCCAGCGATTCCTCGGGGATGTCGGGCGGAGCGGACTCGACCACGTAACGGGCGGCGGCCACGAGGGCCGCGAACTCGAAGGCGTGGGCGGTCGCCCGCAGAACGCCGGGCCGGGCCCACTCCAGGCGCATGATCAGCCCTTCGACGACAGGTATTCCTTGATCTGGCCGAGTTCCTTCTCGAAGTCGTCGTAGTCCTCGCGCATCCCGTTGAGGTAGGCGCTCCAGCCGAGGCTGTTCTTGGCGTAGTGGACGGCTTCCTGGATCTCCTCGTCCGTGGCCCCGAACAGCTTCGCGGCCTCGGTGTGGAACAGCGTGCAGTAACGGCACTTCGTCTCCGAGTGCAGTGCGATCCCGATGAGTTCCTTGTACTTGTTCGGGATCAGCGTCTCTCCGAGTTCGAGCTTCTTGAAGATCTCCCACTCGTAGTCCAGCAGGTCGTCGGGGATCGCGGAGAAGAAGT
This window harbors:
- the kdpF gene encoding K(+)-transporting ATPase subunit F, with protein sequence MNAENVVGLVVAVALLAYLVLALVYPERF
- a CDS encoding GNAT family N-acetyltransferase — its product is MTTDGNEKDSVLDDPVGASLRGAHAHLARRRGEAFTYQGDVATFAALPAAPDAAAWAELAALLGPGELADLFSSPATPPRDWEPVFSLDGLQLTGPVGGEQGSADESGVVELGPADVPDMLALVERTRPGPFRPRTHELGTYLGVRAGGSLVALAGERLRPPGWTEISAVCTAPEARGRGHAARLVRALSARIEARGERPFLHVAASNTAAVTLYERLGFEVRRPVTFRGFRVPGA
- a CDS encoding thioesterase family protein, coding for MSTGSHHSYYEPIDAFRYKPTVHAGGAWDPDEQHFSPLGGLVVHAIDRHLAARPETVGLAVARISFDILGRLALDECEIRVEAVRPGRTIELLEAVVLIAGRAVVRARAWLLAATDTTAVAGGGPDPLTPPDALAPWPMADHWPGGYIASIDVRPLAPPRPGRTTAWISTPLDLVAGEPSSPLASFVALVDTANGIAVRESPNEWMFPNVDLTLHLHRQPRGRWTGLDTTVTFGPAGHGVTSTVLHDVEGPVGTAQQILTVRPQPKR
- a CDS encoding glycoside hydrolase family 2 protein; this translates as MQPAQPSKHTVPLDSGWSLDHDGGPLPAQVPGCVHTDLLAAGLIPDPFIGRAELEIDWVGRRAWTYSRDVAAEQTTADERYERTDLVFDGLDTAARITLGGRELGRTRNMHRAYRFDVTNLSGPLDVEFASAYDEAEAVRRVTGDRPNVYPAPSQYIRKMACGFGWDWGPTVVTAGLWRPVRLERWSTARLARVRPLVTVGGDGSGRVELRIDVERTERGADRALTVRADVAGVTVTGQVEGDGATLVLDVPDVRLWWPRGYGEQPLYEVALTLLDGDGGTVLDGWGRRLGFRSVEIDRAPDEHGTGFTFVVNGVRVFVRGVNWIPDDVLPSRVTPERYRTRLRQTAEANADLVRVWGGGIYEDEAFYDACDELGLMVWQDFLFACSTYPEEQPLRGEVEAEARENVVRLMPHPSLVVWNGNNENLWGFRDWGWEEELAGDSWGEGYYLGLLPRVVAELDPTRPYMAGSPWSGSWDHHPNHPDHGTHHSWDVWNRVDFTEYRADVPRFVAEFGWQAPPALATLRRALPGEELAPDSPGMLHHQKAEDGNGKLRRGLARHFAVPEGDFDRWHYLTQVVQARAVATGIEHWRSHRPRCAGTIVWQINDCWPVSSWSAIDGDGRLKPLHHELRRLYADRLLTLQPGADGPVLVLDNQSPEVWSCAVTLRLMHADGTEAARVSPDVTVPAREVLRLPVPARAVPGAGSAKEYLVADADGLRALHFEARDRDFAYPRPRFDIAVESVGGTRDTVDVVVSAHTLVRDLLLQPDRLAPDAQADRGLVTLLPGETTRIRVHGAPDCGANAIRAALFCVEPA
- a CDS encoding LacI family DNA-binding transcriptional regulator → MSVGGRRVTIRDVAAAAGVSKGAVSIAFNHKPGLSEPTRERIFGVARELGWAPDASARSLSRRRTDTVGLALCRPARLLGLEPFYMEFVSGLQSVLAERSCSLLLRLVGSREEEIGLQEAWWRERQVGGTVLVDLDRDDPRVAPVAALGVPAVAVAHPDLAGGLPSVWRDDVAAMDEAVRYLAALGHRRIARVGGPERLGHSVLRERAFAGALGSLGLDAGLQVSTDYSGGEGARATRALLLRPERPTAIVYDNDIMAVAGLGVAAELGLTVPDDLSLLAWDDSQLCRLTRPSLSAMSHDVHGFGADVARALFEVIEGRELGREPVSRPSLTPRGSTAAPRIP
- a CDS encoding GlsB/YeaQ/YmgE family stress response membrane protein, with protein sequence MEISGIFTAIVIGIVIGILGRLVIPGRQRIGVLWTILVGIGAALVGTAVAGAFGVADTRGVDWIELAVQVGLAAVGVTAVERLKGRR
- a CDS encoding carboxymuconolactone decarboxylase family protein, producing the protein MAGRNRGEVEAEIKETLGLVPHFFSAIPDDLLDYEWEIFKKLELGETLIPNKYKELIGIALHSETKCRYCTLFHTEAAKLFGATDEEIQEAVHYAKNSLGWSAYLNGMREDYDDFEKELGQIKEYLSSKG